The following proteins come from a genomic window of Acidobacteriota bacterium:
- a CDS encoding DUF4097 domain-containing protein — MGKTARHTAALILLLTVVLLTSAALAADNRKESKYNVGQGAIVTIANANGPITVKSGGGRQVLIVTTTHSDKVEVDAAQSGNRIESRAHSTQRISGDEGRVDYEVTVPADVDVTIRGGSGAIHVERLRSDIQLESDSGNVDVRDAGNGHVHVRTVTGPVTLTNISNGHIEITTVSGDIALKSVTGPHLNVNAGKGNTSYDGDFGSGGDYVITSNSGNIDVRVPANASIALKARSINGSVENDLPLQASAMHMNLGGSPADSKRTLMGTSNSGSSSVELRSFSGKIRVKKQ; from the coding sequence ATGGGAAAGACAGCACGGCACACCGCGGCTCTGATCTTGCTGCTGACCGTCGTTCTGCTGACTAGCGCGGCGCTGGCAGCGGACAATCGCAAAGAATCCAAGTACAACGTGGGCCAGGGCGCCATCGTGACCATCGCGAACGCCAATGGCCCCATCACGGTGAAGAGTGGTGGCGGGCGGCAGGTGCTGATCGTGACCACCACGCACTCCGACAAGGTCGAGGTGGACGCCGCACAATCCGGCAACCGCATCGAGTCGCGCGCGCACTCGACGCAGCGCATCTCCGGCGACGAAGGCCGCGTGGATTACGAAGTCACCGTGCCCGCCGATGTTGACGTCACCATCCGCGGAGGCTCGGGCGCCATCCACGTGGAGCGGCTGCGCTCCGACATCCAGCTCGAATCTGACTCGGGCAACGTGGACGTCCGTGATGCGGGCAACGGCCACGTGCATGTCCGCACCGTGACTGGTCCTGTGACCCTGACGAACATCAGCAACGGGCACATCGAGATCACCACCGTGAGCGGTGACATCGCGCTGAAGTCCGTCACCGGACCGCACCTGAACGTCAACGCCGGCAAGGGCAACACTTCTTACGACGGCGATTTTGGCAGCGGGGGCGATTACGTCATCACCAGTAATTCCGGCAACATCGACGTCCGGGTGCCGGCGAACGCTTCCATCGCGCTCAAGGCGCGCTCCATCAATGGCAGCGTGGAGAATGATCTGCCGCTGCAAGCCAGCGCCATGCACATGAACCTCGGAGGCTCTCCCGCCGATTCGAAGCGCACCCTGATGGGCACCTCCAACTCGGGCAGCTCGTCGGTGGAGCTCCGTTCCTTCAGTGGTAAAATCCGCGTCAAGAAACAGTGA
- the galT gene encoding galactose-1-phosphate uridylyltransferase has protein sequence MPELRQNRVTKEWVIIATERAKRPEQLSVKRDVKPLPEYSENCPFCAGNEAQAPPEIMHIDSDGKWQIRVVPNKFSALAREGLPTRKIERSKRTMNGVGIHDVIVEGRLHNTTTALLPEAHVANILRAYKMRYDDISHDSRIQQVIIFKNHGGTAGASLEHPHSQLIGIPVISHQVRERFEQALRHYDEYGECIFCEVNHEELAEGTRIVIDSPHFVAMEQFASPTPFVTHIYPKRHMASFGDISEEERVDLARVTKTLLAKLYYGLENPDYNYAIRTAPAENAGVKYYHWYISIIPRLTKVAGFELGSGMFINVVLPEAAAEYLRNVKVPESQPAAAGK, from the coding sequence ATGCCCGAGCTACGTCAGAACCGTGTCACCAAAGAGTGGGTCATCATCGCCACCGAGCGCGCCAAGCGCCCCGAACAATTGAGCGTGAAGCGCGACGTGAAACCGCTGCCGGAATATTCCGAGAACTGCCCGTTCTGCGCCGGCAACGAAGCGCAGGCGCCGCCCGAGATCATGCACATCGATTCCGACGGCAAGTGGCAGATCCGTGTCGTCCCCAACAAGTTCTCCGCGCTCGCGCGCGAAGGTCTGCCCACCCGCAAGATCGAGCGTTCCAAGCGGACGATGAATGGAGTTGGCATCCACGACGTCATCGTCGAAGGCCGCCTGCACAATACCACCACCGCGCTGCTCCCCGAAGCGCACGTGGCCAACATCCTGCGCGCGTACAAAATGCGTTACGACGATATCAGCCACGATTCGCGCATCCAGCAGGTCATCATCTTTAAGAACCACGGCGGCACCGCCGGTGCCAGCCTGGAGCATCCGCACTCCCAGCTCATCGGCATCCCCGTCATCTCGCACCAGGTGCGCGAGCGCTTCGAGCAGGCGCTGCGCCACTACGACGAATACGGCGAGTGCATCTTCTGTGAGGTGAACCACGAAGAACTGGCCGAAGGCACGCGCATCGTCATCGACAGCCCGCACTTCGTCGCCATGGAGCAGTTCGCCTCGCCCACCCCGTTCGTCACCCACATCTATCCCAAGCGGCACATGGCGAGCTTTGGCGACATCTCGGAAGAAGAGCGCGTCGACCTGGCGCGGGTGACGAAGACCCTGCTGGCCAAGCTCTACTACGGCCTGGAGAATCCCGACTACAACTACGCCATCCGCACCGCGCCGGCGGAGAACGCGGGCGTGAAGTACTACCACTGGTACATCAGCATCATCCCGCGGCTCACCAAGGTGGCCGGCTTCGAGCTTGGCTCCGGCATGTTCATCAACGTGGTGTTGCCGGAAGCGGCGGCAGAATACCTGCGCAACGTGAAGGTGCCGGAGTCGCAGCCGGCCGCGGCAGGGAAGTAG
- a CDS encoding AI-2E family transporter, which yields MASDQRSNILFAYGVALFLLFLYFARDVVLLIYISALAAVVIFPGVELVQKLRVGRWHPSRGLAILLVIVGVLLLLTVFFVFALPPIFQDLRTLAAEGPARTAELSERLQRIPYADRLDVTALQGYATAAVGGMLGLFKGVAGGVLAFFSWLVMTAYFIIDGEHVFDWTMSLFPARQRTRLEPTLRRAQRRVRRWLIGQAALMLILGVAAFIVFGALRLKYFYALAVLAGLANIIPIVGPIVTVVVAALVAATDSWTKVAGVLVFYLIYQQVENAFLTPRIMKSTVDLPPVAVIIALALGGAVAGVAGALIAVPTAALVAVLIDEYVVKENEPAAV from the coding sequence TTGGCTTCGGACCAGCGTTCCAACATCCTGTTCGCTTACGGAGTGGCGCTTTTTCTGCTCTTCCTGTACTTCGCCCGCGACGTCGTCCTGCTCATCTATATCTCCGCGCTGGCCGCGGTCGTCATTTTCCCCGGGGTCGAGCTGGTACAAAAGCTGCGCGTGGGACGATGGCATCCCAGCCGCGGCCTCGCCATCCTGCTCGTCATTGTTGGCGTGCTCTTACTGCTGACCGTGTTCTTCGTGTTTGCGCTGCCACCCATCTTCCAGGACCTGCGCACGCTGGCAGCGGAAGGTCCGGCGCGGACGGCGGAGCTCTCGGAACGGCTGCAGCGCATCCCTTACGCCGATCGACTCGACGTCACCGCGCTCCAGGGCTATGCCACCGCCGCTGTGGGCGGCATGCTGGGATTGTTCAAGGGCGTGGCCGGGGGCGTGCTCGCGTTCTTCAGTTGGCTGGTGATGACGGCCTACTTCATCATCGATGGCGAGCACGTGTTCGACTGGACGATGTCGCTGTTCCCCGCCCGCCAGCGCACACGGCTGGAGCCCACGCTGCGGCGCGCGCAGCGCCGGGTGCGCCGGTGGCTGATCGGACAGGCCGCGCTCATGCTTATCCTCGGAGTCGCGGCTTTCATCGTCTTTGGCGCGCTGCGCTTGAAGTATTTCTACGCGCTGGCGGTGCTGGCCGGCCTGGCGAACATCATCCCCATCGTCGGTCCCATCGTGACCGTGGTGGTCGCGGCGCTGGTCGCCGCGACCGATAGTTGGACGAAGGTCGCCGGCGTCCTGGTGTTCTATCTGATCTACCAGCAGGTGGAGAACGCTTTCCTCACGCCCCGGATCATGAAGTCCACCGTGGATCTGCCGCCGGTGGCGGTGATCATCGCGCTGGCGCTGGGCGGCGCCGTGGCGGGCGTGGCCGGCGCGCTGATCGCCGTCCCCACCGCGGCCTTGGTGGCGGTGCTGATCGATGAGTACGTGGTGAAAGAGAACGAGCCAGCGGCTGTTTGA
- the asd gene encoding aspartate-semialdehyde dehydrogenase, whose translation MLTRKTPVGILGATGIVGQRFIQLLDMHPWFEVAWLAASERSAGLPYAQAANWRLKTPIPERVARMTVSPADPAGAPKVIFAALDAKIAQELEPKFAAAGHAVISNSSAFRMQSDVPLIIPEVNPTHLSLIDKQEWRKKSGGFLVTNSNCSAMGLVLALAPLEQRFGIEKVFVVTMQAVSGAGYPGVASLDILGNVIPYIANEEEKLELEPRKMLGSVNGAGAVLAEMIVSAQCNRVAVEDGHMESVSLKLKKPATKEEIIEAWTTFRGLAQEKRLPSAPEQPIFYDPAPDRPQPRLDVERGAGMCTSVGRLRACPLLDWKFTLLSHNTVRGAAGAAVLNAELLQTQGYLG comes from the coding sequence ATGCTGACTCGCAAGACGCCTGTTGGGATCCTCGGTGCCACCGGCATCGTGGGGCAGCGCTTCATCCAGTTGCTTGATATGCATCCGTGGTTCGAGGTCGCGTGGCTGGCGGCCTCGGAGCGCTCCGCCGGACTGCCCTACGCCCAGGCCGCGAACTGGCGGCTGAAGACACCCATCCCGGAGCGCGTGGCGCGGATGACGGTCTCGCCGGCCGATCCCGCGGGCGCCCCGAAAGTGATCTTCGCCGCGCTCGATGCCAAGATCGCGCAGGAGCTGGAGCCGAAGTTCGCGGCGGCCGGGCACGCGGTGATCTCGAACTCCAGCGCCTTCCGCATGCAGTCCGACGTGCCGCTGATCATCCCTGAGGTGAACCCCACGCACCTGAGTCTGATCGACAAGCAGGAGTGGCGGAAGAAGTCGGGCGGCTTCCTGGTGACCAACTCGAACTGCTCGGCGATGGGACTGGTGCTCGCGCTCGCCCCGCTGGAACAGCGGTTCGGGATAGAAAAAGTGTTCGTCGTGACTATGCAGGCGGTGAGCGGCGCGGGCTATCCGGGCGTGGCCTCGCTCGACATCCTCGGCAACGTGATCCCCTACATCGCCAACGAAGAAGAGAAGCTCGAGCTGGAGCCGCGCAAGATGCTGGGCAGCGTGAACGGGGCGGGGGCGGTGCTGGCGGAGATGATCGTGAGCGCGCAGTGCAACCGCGTGGCGGTCGAAGACGGCCACATGGAATCGGTCTCCCTCAAGCTGAAGAAGCCGGCGACCAAGGAAGAGATCATCGAAGCCTGGACGACGTTCCGCGGCCTGGCGCAGGAGAAGCGCCTGCCGAGCGCGCCCGAGCAACCGATTTTCTATGACCCCGCGCCTGACCGTCCGCAGCCGCGGCTCGACGTGGAGCGCGGCGCCGGCATGTGCACCAGCGTGGGCAGGCTGCGGGCGTGTCCGCTGCTCGACTGGAAGTTCACGCTGCTCTCGCACAACACCGTCCGCGGCGCGGCGGGCGCGGCCGTGCTGAACGCAGAACTTCTTCAGACGCAAGGCTATCTCGGTTGA
- a CDS encoding shikimate kinase, whose protein sequence is MTPSRAIFLTGFMGAGKTSVGAALARRRGCAFHDLDAFVVERAGKPVAQIFATAGEAEFRRLESEALHEVLARIDAGDGDAVVALGGGTLTAAENVRALRAADGVLVALDAPVELLFERTRAARGTRPLAADEATFRRLYESRQPLYRAANIDVRVDAGSGDVDAVAERVERAIAESIGERI, encoded by the coding sequence ATGACGCCGAGCCGCGCCATTTTTCTGACTGGATTCATGGGCGCCGGCAAGACGAGTGTCGGCGCGGCACTGGCTCGCCGTCGTGGATGCGCGTTCCATGACCTGGACGCGTTCGTGGTCGAGCGCGCCGGCAAGCCGGTCGCGCAGATCTTTGCCACGGCGGGCGAAGCCGAGTTTCGACGGCTGGAGTCGGAAGCGCTCCACGAGGTGCTGGCGCGCATCGATGCCGGCGATGGTGACGCGGTGGTCGCGCTCGGCGGAGGCACGCTGACCGCGGCCGAGAATGTCCGGGCGCTGCGCGCTGCGGATGGCGTGCTGGTCGCACTGGATGCTCCGGTGGAGCTGCTGTTCGAGCGCACGCGCGCCGCTCGCGGCACACGGCCGCTGGCAGCAGATGAAGCGACGTTTCGCCGGCTCTATGAATCGCGGCAGCCCCTCTATCGGGCTGCCAACATCGATGTGCGTGTGGATGCAGGGTCAGGCGACGTGGATGCGGTCGCCGAGCGGGTGGAGAGAGCGATCGCGGAATCGATCGGCGAGCGGATTTAA